One window of Phycisphaeraceae bacterium genomic DNA carries:
- a CDS encoding DIP1984 family protein encodes MLERLVADLGDYEMKLAEALLLRADLQKKLARLRDRIVGNVLTQQGDKPHESPEKLVREARSVIAELEQLVVRINRTNAKYKMRGGGTLMESIAARDGLKLQHALLESTIAGTKKEPDRYSAREIKWVVQVDIAKLQKEVESAAKRIREINAEIQETNWKAELED; translated from the coding sequence TTGCTCGAGCGGCTTGTTGCGGACTTGGGAGATTATGAGATGAAACTGGCTGAAGCGCTCTTGCTACGGGCGGACCTACAAAAGAAACTCGCGAGACTTCGCGACCGAATTGTCGGTAACGTACTCACGCAACAGGGCGACAAGCCGCACGAATCGCCAGAAAAGCTTGTTCGCGAGGCGAGGTCCGTTATTGCCGAACTGGAACAGTTGGTTGTCCGCATCAACCGGACGAACGCAAAATACAAAATGCGTGGAGGCGGCACGCTAATGGAAAGCATCGCTGCACGCGACGGACTCAAACTCCAGCATGCACTGCTCGAATCAACGATCGCCGGAACAAAGAAGGAACCGGATCGATACAGCGCAAGGGAGATCAAGTGGGTGGTCCAAGTGGATATTGCGAAGCTTCAGAAAGAAGTAGAAAGCGCGGCGAAGAGAATCCGCGAGATCAACGCAGAAATTCAGGAAACGAATTGGAAGGCAGAACTGGAGGACTGA
- a CDS encoding NAD-dependent epimerase/dehydratase family protein: MTKSHFIVDGFPKVAEQLRGKHALVTGGAGFIGSHLSEALVACGANVRVLDDLSGGFESNLPKVPAPIEGSSNAGTLAFFKASILDDVSLRRTIAGCDFVFHQAALVSVPESVEKPEKCLQVNVDGTQRVLLAAKDAGVKRVMFAASAAAYGNSPSLPSKETDVPDVWSPYAMSKVSGEMLLRTFARCYGMSCISLRYFNIFGPRQDPKSPYAAVISAFADTLSAKKQPRVLGDGEQTRDFTYIDNVVLANMLAATIEKPLAGEVVNIGTGARISLLQVLKHMGEVLKVDSTPTFGPPRAGDVRHSSADIGAARALLGYEPIVDFGEGIKRTLEWAKPR; this comes from the coding sequence ATGACCAAGAGCCATTTCATCGTTGACGGATTCCCGAAAGTCGCCGAGCAACTGCGCGGCAAGCACGCGCTCGTGACCGGCGGCGCGGGATTCATCGGGTCGCATTTGTCCGAGGCGCTCGTCGCCTGCGGCGCAAACGTTCGCGTGCTCGACGATCTCAGCGGCGGGTTCGAATCCAATCTGCCCAAGGTGCCCGCTCCAATAGAAGGATCGTCAAACGCCGGCACGCTCGCCTTTTTCAAGGCGAGCATTCTCGATGATGTCTCGCTGCGCCGCACCATCGCCGGCTGCGACTTCGTGTTTCATCAGGCCGCGCTCGTCAGCGTCCCCGAGAGCGTGGAGAAGCCGGAAAAGTGCCTGCAGGTGAATGTGGATGGCACGCAGCGGGTGCTGCTTGCCGCGAAGGATGCGGGCGTGAAGCGGGTGATGTTCGCCGCGAGTGCCGCGGCATACGGAAACTCGCCCAGCCTGCCGAGCAAAGAAACCGACGTGCCCGATGTGTGGTCTCCTTACGCGATGAGCAAGGTGAGCGGCGAGATGCTGCTCCGGACATTCGCACGCTGCTACGGGATGTCGTGCATCAGCCTGCGGTACTTCAACATCTTCGGCCCGCGTCAGGACCCCAAGAGCCCGTACGCGGCGGTGATCAGCGCGTTCGCGGACACGCTCAGCGCGAAGAAGCAGCCGCGCGTGCTGGGCGATGGCGAACAGACACGCGATTTCACGTACATCGACAATGTGGTGCTCGCAAACATGCTCGCGGCGACAATCGAGAAACCGCTGGCGGGCGAGGTTGTCAACATCGGAACCGGCGCACGCATCTCTCTGCTGCAGGTCTTGAAGCACATGGGCGAGGTGTTGAAAGTCGATTCGACGCCGACGTTTGGGCCGCCGCGGGCGGGAGATGTGCGGCATTCATCGGCCGACATCGGTGCCGCGCGGGCGCTCCTGGGGTATGAACCGATTGTTGATTTCGGGGAGGGGATCAAGAGGACGTTGGAGTGGGCGAAGCCACGGTGA
- a CDS encoding aldehyde dehydrogenase family protein, which produces MSESRSSQSDSKARGWSLSDRLAWVAAFRRTLATRQDELIELIARDVEKPSFEALMGDVLPLLSACKWVENRAGSLLSLRRLRHGGVFLLANKATLTRAPLGHVAIIATWNYPVQLLGIELLQALVAGNRVTVKPSENSPRSQIFLLELAREAGRGANMPPDQLAWTAPTREAGATLLKDNRFDHVVFTGSTNVGVAIAETLAPSMTSSTLELSGRDSAFVLDDADPELAASAIWQGIDMNSGQTCMAPRRALVDEKVYAEFVRRIASRAGAARPRPLINEHAAKQCYDLAVECQRLGGRSLAGVIEPPSADANGRLRCLRPMVFADCPRDVPLVEGRHFGPLLAVIPVKDLEDALACHDRIDQVLATSVFTRNPARVEDFRDRLRSTLVTVNDCLLPTIHPSVGLAGHGKSGWGITKGEAGLLAMTRPIYTTQTAPLFRFSMEAVTPAIERGMSRFIRFWYGGSKPAPKTPTTVSAPETQSRQPDQSVATSAAN; this is translated from the coding sequence GTGAGTGAGAGCCGTTCGAGTCAATCCGATTCCAAAGCCAGAGGGTGGTCGCTTTCTGACCGCCTCGCCTGGGTCGCGGCATTCCGGCGGACTCTGGCGACTCGGCAAGACGAACTGATCGAACTGATCGCCCGTGATGTGGAAAAGCCCTCTTTCGAGGCGCTGATGGGCGATGTCCTGCCACTGCTTTCCGCGTGCAAGTGGGTCGAGAATCGTGCGGGGTCGCTGCTCTCGCTACGCCGGCTGCGCCATGGAGGCGTTTTTTTGCTGGCGAACAAGGCCACGCTCACTCGCGCGCCGCTCGGACATGTCGCGATCATCGCGACGTGGAATTATCCGGTTCAACTCCTGGGGATCGAGCTGCTGCAGGCGCTCGTCGCGGGGAATCGCGTGACGGTCAAGCCATCCGAGAATTCGCCCCGCTCGCAGATTTTTCTGCTCGAACTGGCGCGCGAAGCCGGACGCGGCGCGAACATGCCGCCGGATCAGCTCGCATGGACCGCGCCGACGCGCGAGGCCGGCGCCACGCTGCTGAAGGACAATCGCTTCGATCACGTGGTCTTCACCGGCTCGACGAATGTCGGAGTAGCGATCGCCGAAACGCTCGCGCCTTCGATGACCTCGAGCACGCTCGAACTCTCCGGACGCGACAGCGCGTTCGTCCTCGATGATGCCGATCCGGAGCTCGCGGCGAGCGCGATCTGGCAGGGCATCGACATGAATTCCGGTCAGACGTGCATGGCGCCGCGCCGCGCGCTGGTGGACGAAAAGGTTTACGCCGAGTTTGTCCGCAGGATCGCCTCGCGCGCGGGCGCCGCCCGCCCGCGCCCGCTCATCAACGAGCACGCGGCGAAGCAGTGCTACGACCTCGCGGTCGAGTGCCAGCGGCTCGGTGGGCGATCGCTCGCCGGGGTGATCGAGCCGCCATCGGCGGATGCGAATGGTCGGCTGCGCTGCCTTCGCCCAATGGTCTTTGCTGATTGCCCGCGCGATGTGCCGCTGGTCGAGGGCCGGCACTTTGGTCCGCTCCTCGCGGTTATCCCGGTGAAGGATTTGGAAGATGCGCTTGCCTGCCATGACCGGATCGATCAGGTTCTTGCGACCAGCGTTTTCACTCGCAATCCGGCGCGCGTGGAGGATTTCCGCGATCGCCTGCGTTCCACGCTTGTCACGGTGAATGACTGTCTGCTCCCGACGATTCACCCCTCGGTGGGCCTCGCCGGTCACGGCAAGTCGGGGTGGGGGATCACCAAGGGCGAGGCGGGGCTGCTCGCGATGACGCGCCCGATCTACACCACCCAGACAGCTCCACTCTTCCGCTTCTCGATGGAGGCCGTTACACCCGCCATCGAACGCGGCATGTCCAGGTTCATTCGCTTCTGGTACGGGGGCAGCAAGCCAGCCCCTAAGACGCCCACAACTGTCAGTGCGCCCGAGACTCAGTCTCGACAACCCGATCAGTCCGTTGCAACTTCCGCCGCGAACTAG
- the crtI gene encoding phytoene desaturase: MPNQHVLIVGGGLAGLAAAAELSTAGVKVTLVEANKHLGGKMNLLEEQGFKFDMGPTILTMPQVIKGIIRRSGRRVEDYIDFVDLDPQWRCHFEDGTVIDLRKDVETFAKQLDQQFPNTRPGEGYKQFIEYSRKLYRLSEKVFFYKDLGAATDLMFSPPKAKGIGGDLMTMVATMHSTVAGQIEKHVPEPHLRQVMEHFLQYVGSSPFMAPSILSLIASAQVDHGCWYSMAPKKDGEPLDGGTRVIARALERIGREQGVNYITGRRVSRIVERDGKVIGVELQPANGQSNGKPAEFIGADAVVSNCDVQRTNRDLLAAPAARAEQRSIAKKYTPACSGVVLYLGLSKQYDHLSHHNFFFSKNSHEEFDDIYVKGIPARDPTMYIAAPSRSDPTQAPPGGEALYILVHTAYIRDNQNWDGPGGLMEQYKPVIMEKMRRMGFTDIDRHIIVERTLSPAGIEKMYNAEGGAIYGLASHGRMHGGFKPKNRSRVYKNLYLAGGSANPGPGTPMVMMSGVTAANCVLEDWKIPLPSENGRSVTSMVEAKAEPVAV, encoded by the coding sequence ATGCCCAACCAACACGTTCTCATCGTCGGCGGCGGCCTCGCCGGTCTTGCCGCTGCAGCCGAACTCTCAACCGCAGGCGTCAAGGTCACGCTCGTCGAGGCCAACAAGCATCTCGGCGGCAAGATGAACCTGCTCGAAGAGCAAGGTTTCAAGTTCGACATGGGACCGACGATTCTCACAATGCCGCAGGTGATCAAGGGCATCATCCGGCGCAGCGGCCGGCGCGTCGAGGACTACATCGATTTCGTCGATCTCGATCCGCAGTGGCGCTGCCACTTTGAGGACGGAACGGTGATCGACCTCCGCAAGGACGTTGAGACCTTTGCGAAGCAGCTCGATCAGCAGTTTCCGAATACCAGGCCGGGTGAAGGCTACAAGCAGTTCATCGAGTACAGCCGCAAGCTCTACCGCCTGAGCGAGAAGGTTTTCTTCTACAAAGATCTTGGCGCCGCGACCGACCTGATGTTCAGCCCGCCCAAAGCCAAAGGAATCGGCGGCGATCTGATGACAATGGTCGCAACGATGCACTCGACCGTGGCGGGCCAGATCGAGAAGCACGTGCCCGAGCCGCACCTGCGCCAGGTCATGGAGCACTTCCTTCAGTATGTCGGTTCAAGCCCCTTCATGGCGCCGAGCATTCTCTCGCTCATTGCGTCGGCGCAGGTCGATCACGGCTGCTGGTACTCGATGGCGCCGAAGAAAGACGGCGAGCCGCTCGACGGCGGCACGCGCGTGATCGCGCGGGCTCTCGAGAGAATCGGGCGCGAGCAGGGCGTGAACTACATCACCGGCCGGCGTGTGAGCCGCATTGTCGAGCGCGACGGCAAGGTCATCGGCGTCGAGCTCCAACCCGCGAACGGTCAGTCGAACGGAAAGCCCGCAGAGTTCATCGGTGCCGATGCCGTGGTTTCCAACTGCGATGTGCAGCGCACCAACCGCGATCTGCTCGCGGCGCCCGCGGCACGCGCCGAGCAGCGCTCGATCGCCAAGAAATACACCCCGGCGTGCAGCGGCGTCGTGCTCTACCTCGGGCTAAGCAAGCAGTACGACCACCTGAGCCATCACAACTTCTTCTTCAGCAAGAACAGCCACGAGGAATTCGACGACATCTATGTCAAGGGCATCCCCGCGCGCGACCCCACCATGTACATCGCGGCGCCCAGCCGCAGCGATCCGACGCAGGCACCCCCCGGCGGCGAGGCGCTCTACATCCTCGTCCACACGGCGTACATCCGAGACAATCAGAATTGGGACGGCCCGGGCGGATTGATGGAGCAGTACAAGCCGGTCATTATGGAAAAGATGCGCCGCATGGGCTTCACCGACATCGATCGGCACATCATCGTCGAGCGCACGCTGAGCCCGGCCGGAATCGAAAAGATGTACAACGCCGAGGGCGGCGCGATCTACGGCCTGGCGTCGCACGGCCGGATGCACGGCGGCTTTAAGCCCAAAAACCGGTCGCGCGTGTACAAGAATCTCTATCTCGCCGGCGGCAGCGCCAACCCCGGCCCGGGCACGCCCATGGTCATGATGAGCGGCGTGACCGCGGCAAACTGCGTGCTCGAAGACTGGAAGATCCCGCTGCCGAGCGAGAATGGGCGGTCGGTGACATCGATGGTCGAGGCGAAAGCCGAGCCGGTGGCGGTGTGA
- a CDS encoding DUF1698 domain-containing protein yields MVELQERPALSASEHRVGDLVLRQPASPLDWPDLENLDDSRVLQARIDRIPLWHHQYELPGGVWTKGPFRPADRLHRIGLPERLDGMTVLDVGAWDGFYTFECERRGAQVTSADTWNPEHFVTSEGYAVAHRVLRSKAKPIRVSVHDLDPAVHGKFDLVLFLGVLYHLTNPFEALQRLRAVTKKTLIVETASDMRLANGPALGFYSGSELASDDTNWFAPNAKALVGMCRAAGFREARLHWQLSLSRAIGRAAYRLVRYGANPITSFNRNRIVVHANV; encoded by the coding sequence ATGGTCGAATTGCAGGAAAGGCCAGCCTTGAGCGCCTCGGAACACCGCGTCGGCGATCTGGTTCTGCGCCAGCCCGCGTCGCCTCTTGATTGGCCCGACCTTGAGAACCTGGACGATTCGCGTGTGCTTCAGGCCCGCATCGATCGGATTCCGCTCTGGCATCACCAGTATGAACTCCCCGGCGGCGTCTGGACAAAGGGGCCATTCCGCCCCGCCGACAGGCTTCACCGCATCGGTCTTCCTGAGCGACTGGACGGCATGACCGTGCTCGATGTCGGCGCGTGGGACGGGTTCTACACGTTCGAGTGCGAGCGGCGAGGTGCCCAGGTCACATCGGCGGACACCTGGAACCCCGAACATTTCGTCACGAGCGAGGGCTACGCGGTCGCGCACCGTGTGCTCAGGTCGAAGGCAAAGCCGATCCGCGTTTCGGTGCACGATCTCGACCCGGCGGTGCACGGGAAATTCGATCTCGTGCTTTTCCTCGGCGTGCTCTACCACCTGACGAATCCGTTCGAGGCGCTGCAGCGACTGCGCGCCGTCACGAAGAAAACATTGATTGTCGAAACCGCGTCCGACATGCGCCTGGCGAATGGGCCGGCGCTCGGCTTCTACTCCGGCTCGGAACTCGCGAGCGACGACACCAATTGGTTCGCGCCCAATGCCAAGGCTCTCGTTGGCATGTGCCGCGCCGCGGGTTTCCGCGAAGCGAGGCTCCACTGGCAACTGAGTTTGTCCAGGGCCATCGGCCGAGCCGCATACCGGCTTGTTCGGTACGGGGCCAATCCGATCACTTCGTTCAATCGGAACCGCATTGTCGTTCACGCGAACGTGTAG
- a CDS encoding tetratricopeptide repeat protein yields MSDAALIQAQAHARAGRPEQALQLVKRLLEKQPANHDCLNLAIEVLCKLKRHDQAIFLVQKAIAASPFDAELHRMGADTELHRGRYKEAEAGYRASLAIEPSHFKTQVDVGQMLYHQGSVDEAKRYFRAMHESAPGSTNVLLAYAALLDTLGDLDEAVQLLKNALAHSPANDAVLERLMIPLARMHDADPREIFNYHVKLGRLFTEKMSHLAAGFANARDPERSLRIGYCSQDFRNRSVGHFIEPILTHHDKSKFQVVLYHDVINEDEMTAWLRARSAMYVPTHRMTSEQFVATVRSHGIDILIDLSGYTGSRHAIALAAKPAPLMYTYLGYPNTTGLPAMDFRIVDAHTDPPGSEHLATESLVRMDGSFLCYAPPPHAGDVAPPPRQKNGFVTFGSFNTITKVGNPVLEVWAEILNRVPRSRLVLKAAGLSSVQTQGRILAFLRSRGIEQERVSLFPETKSKAEHLQMYSQIDIALDTWPYNGTTTTVEALYMGTPVVGLAGNSHVSRVGVSILNNVGLADLVATDKDAYLERAVALAADADRCAELRARLRSMVLASSLCDHAGFTKRLEAHYRQAWRGWCQRTS; encoded by the coding sequence ATGAGCGATGCGGCTTTGATTCAAGCGCAGGCCCACGCTCGGGCGGGCAGGCCGGAGCAGGCGCTCCAATTGGTCAAGCGACTGCTCGAAAAGCAACCGGCGAACCACGATTGCCTCAACCTCGCGATCGAAGTCCTGTGCAAGCTCAAGCGGCACGATCAGGCGATCTTTCTCGTGCAGAAAGCGATCGCCGCCAGTCCGTTCGACGCGGAACTCCACCGGATGGGCGCGGACACCGAACTGCATCGCGGCAGATACAAGGAAGCCGAGGCCGGCTACCGCGCGTCGCTCGCGATCGAGCCGAGCCACTTCAAGACACAGGTGGATGTCGGTCAGATGCTCTACCACCAGGGCAGTGTGGACGAGGCGAAGCGGTACTTCCGCGCCATGCATGAATCCGCGCCCGGCAGCACGAACGTGCTGCTGGCGTACGCCGCGCTGCTCGATACGCTCGGAGATCTCGACGAGGCGGTTCAGCTGCTGAAGAACGCCCTGGCGCATTCGCCGGCGAACGACGCGGTGCTCGAAAGGCTGATGATTCCGCTGGCACGCATGCACGATGCGGACCCGCGCGAGATCTTCAATTACCATGTCAAACTCGGGCGGCTCTTCACTGAAAAGATGTCGCATCTTGCCGCGGGCTTCGCGAACGCCCGCGACCCCGAACGCTCGCTGCGCATCGGCTACTGCAGCCAGGACTTCCGCAATCGATCGGTGGGTCACTTCATTGAGCCGATACTCACCCACCACGACAAGTCGAAGTTCCAGGTTGTGTTGTACCACGACGTCATCAACGAAGACGAGATGACCGCTTGGCTCCGCGCCCGCTCGGCGATGTATGTGCCGACGCATCGAATGACATCGGAGCAATTTGTCGCGACCGTGCGAAGTCACGGCATCGACATTCTGATCGATCTCAGCGGCTACACCGGCTCGCGTCACGCGATTGCGCTCGCCGCCAAACCGGCCCCTTTGATGTACACGTACTTGGGCTACCCCAACACGACGGGGCTTCCGGCGATGGACTTCCGCATCGTCGACGCGCACACCGATCCGCCCGGTTCGGAGCATCTCGCCACGGAGAGTCTGGTCCGGATGGACGGGAGTTTCCTGTGTTACGCGCCCCCGCCGCACGCGGGCGATGTCGCGCCGCCGCCCAGGCAGAAAAACGGGTTTGTGACGTTCGGCTCTTTCAACACCATCACCAAAGTGGGGAATCCGGTCCTCGAGGTATGGGCGGAGATTCTGAATCGCGTGCCGCGCTCACGGCTGGTGCTCAAAGCAGCCGGTCTTTCCTCCGTCCAAACGCAAGGGCGGATTCTGGCTTTCCTCCGAAGCCGAGGGATCGAGCAGGAACGGGTGAGTCTCTTTCCCGAGACCAAGAGCAAAGCCGAGCACCTTCAGATGTATAGCCAAATTGACATCGCGCTCGACACGTGGCCGTACAACGGAACGACAACAACCGTTGAAGCTCTCTATATGGGAACGCCGGTCGTCGGGCTCGCGGGCAACTCGCACGTCTCGCGGGTGGGGGTGAGCATCCTGAACAACGTGGGATTGGCGGACCTCGTAGCAACCGACAAAGACGCCTATCTCGAGCGTGCCGTGGCACTGGCCGCCGATGCGGATCGCTGCGCCGAGCTGCGGGCGCGCTTGCGCTCCATGGTGCTGGCGAGCTCGCTGTGCGATCATGCGGGATTCACGAAGCGGCTCGAAGCCCACTACCGGCAAGCCTGGCGGGGATGGTGTCAACGGACCTCGTGA
- a CDS encoding lysophospholipid acyltransferase family protein — MNARASGNSDFIPAAYSARFTHFFAKYVRRMVRKKFYAVRILPEHASALADLNQQVGPVLVLLSHCSWWDPLLSLALHSHFTPAREPMAPMDASQLRKFGIFKRIGIFGIDPDEPKSLEKMSAYVAARFATNPLCTLWITPQGRFTDVRAPIEIRPGGAAIAAKTAGIVVLALAIEYAFWTDQKPEVFVGWRPVHVPPGRENSTPAWHRAILDSMKENNRLLSEAVISRDPAKFLPVFDSGPAPSTNWWYDRWLRLRGRSSRVEDRHFAHSRVSAGEAVPKGASSPQP, encoded by the coding sequence ATGAACGCGAGGGCATCCGGCAATTCCGACTTCATCCCCGCGGCGTATTCCGCGCGGTTTACGCACTTTTTCGCCAAGTACGTCCGGCGCATGGTCCGCAAGAAGTTCTACGCCGTGCGGATTCTGCCCGAGCATGCCTCGGCGCTCGCGGACTTGAATCAGCAAGTGGGTCCGGTCCTCGTGTTGCTCAGTCATTGCTCCTGGTGGGATCCTCTTCTCAGTTTGGCGCTCCATTCTCATTTCACACCCGCGCGCGAACCCATGGCTCCGATGGATGCCTCGCAACTGCGAAAATTCGGCATCTTCAAGCGCATCGGAATTTTCGGCATCGACCCGGATGAGCCCAAAAGCCTCGAGAAGATGAGTGCGTACGTCGCGGCTCGATTCGCTACCAATCCGCTCTGCACGCTCTGGATCACGCCCCAAGGCCGGTTCACCGATGTGCGTGCGCCGATCGAGATTCGCCCCGGCGGCGCCGCCATCGCGGCAAAGACCGCGGGGATCGTGGTGCTGGCGCTCGCGATCGAATACGCCTTCTGGACCGATCAGAAGCCTGAGGTCTTCGTCGGATGGAGGCCGGTCCATGTGCCTCCCGGCCGCGAAAACTCGACGCCTGCGTGGCACCGGGCGATTCTTGATTCCATGAAGGAAAACAACCGGTTGCTGTCGGAAGCGGTCATTTCGCGCGACCCGGCAAAATTCTTGCCGGTCTTTGACTCCGGGCCCGCTCCGTCGACGAACTGGTGGTACGACAGGTGGCTTCGTTTGCGTGGCCGTTCTTCCAGAGTGGAAGACCGGCACTTTGCCCATTCCCGAGTCTCTGCCGGCGAGGCAGTTCCCAAAGGCGCTTCTTCTCCTCAGCCATGA
- a CDS encoding glycosyltransferase, which produces MSILAIILCVSFAFAALALGLTLVNMTIYAKPPSAVSSGPLVTVCIPARNEEENIAACAKSVLASEYENIDVLVYDDQSTDRTPAILRELIASDPRVRAAETTSLPAGWNGKQHACWRMGQQARGEWMIFTDADVRFEPSCIGRALASANQRKAALLSTFPRQITGSLSEDLAVPMIFFMLFSYLPMPMMRMGNSPAASAGCGQFLMVRRDAYEKSGGHSAFKDSMHDGVKMPREVRKAGFHTDLFDGTELVSVRMYRGLSQTWRGFTKNAYEGIGSIGLLLFFTIVHLVAHVLPWFIGLVAIDRWLSGSLTPDWRAAGALATVCVGLNLLQRLILSVRFRQGVAAVVLHPVGVVFMTVIQWYSLYLARTNRRAWRGRVGVAAAG; this is translated from the coding sequence ATGAGCATCCTCGCGATTATCCTTTGCGTCTCCTTTGCGTTCGCCGCCCTCGCCCTCGGGCTGACTCTTGTCAACATGACTATCTACGCGAAGCCTCCGAGCGCCGTTTCTTCCGGCCCATTGGTTACGGTGTGCATCCCGGCACGCAATGAAGAGGAAAACATCGCCGCGTGTGCGAAGTCCGTACTCGCCAGCGAGTACGAAAACATCGACGTGCTCGTCTACGACGATCAGAGCACCGATCGAACACCCGCAATCCTGCGCGAGCTGATCGCATCCGATCCGAGAGTTCGTGCGGCCGAGACGACTTCACTCCCGGCGGGGTGGAACGGCAAACAGCACGCGTGCTGGCGGATGGGGCAACAGGCACGCGGCGAGTGGATGATCTTCACCGACGCCGACGTGCGCTTCGAGCCCTCGTGCATCGGCCGCGCGCTCGCTTCCGCGAACCAGAGAAAGGCCGCCCTCCTTTCGACATTCCCGCGCCAGATCACCGGCTCTCTTTCCGAAGATCTCGCCGTCCCGATGATCTTCTTCATGCTTTTTTCGTACCTTCCGATGCCCATGATGCGAATGGGAAATTCGCCCGCGGCATCCGCCGGTTGCGGCCAGTTCCTGATGGTCAGGCGCGACGCGTACGAAAAGTCCGGCGGTCACTCTGCGTTCAAGGACTCCATGCACGACGGCGTCAAAATGCCGCGTGAAGTGCGCAAGGCCGGATTCCACACCGATCTGTTCGACGGAACCGAACTCGTCAGTGTCAGGATGTATCGCGGCCTGAGTCAGACTTGGCGAGGCTTTACGAAGAACGCTTACGAGGGCATCGGGTCAATCGGGCTTCTGCTCTTTTTCACGATCGTTCACCTGGTCGCGCACGTGCTGCCCTGGTTCATCGGTCTCGTCGCGATCGACCGCTGGTTGTCGGGCTCGTTGACACCCGATTGGCGCGCCGCGGGAGCGTTGGCGACCGTGTGCGTTGGATTGAACCTGTTGCAAAGACTCATTCTGTCCGTTCGATTCCGGCAGGGCGTCGCCGCAGTCGTGCTTCATCCGGTCGGCGTCGTCTTTATGACCGTCATCCAGTGGTACAGCCTGTACTTGGCCCGCACAAACCGCCGGGCTTGGCGGGGCAGGGTCGGGGTCGCGGCGGCCGGCTGA